In the genome of Lathyrus oleraceus cultivar Zhongwan6 chromosome 4, CAAS_Psat_ZW6_1.0, whole genome shotgun sequence, the window CTCTAACATaatgatcttcttcattccttttgTCATCTCCCTCAGAAGCCTCACTCCAGACAAATCCATCCACTACAACGACTACCTAGTTTCCGAAACCGGAAAATTCGAAGCCGGGTTCACCAACATAGAGAATTCACAGAACATATACTTTTGCGTATGGTACAAGAATCTAAACCCAAGAACAATTGTTTGGGTAGCCAATAGAGATACACCACTGCAAAACTCAACAGGAATATTCAAACTCACTGATACAGGAAATCCAGTCATAGTTGATGGCTCGGAGAACACAATTTGGTTCTCTAATGCATCAACAATTGTAGAGAATCCGTTTCTATTGCTCTTGGACACCGGAAACATCGTGGTACGAAACGGAAGTTTAAATGATGTTTGGTGGCAAAGCTTTGATTATCCTGGTGACACTTTACTACCTGGGATGATACTTCGAACTAATCGAATCAATGGAGCGCATAATGCTTTGACATCATGGAAAAACTCAGGAGATCCTGCAAGAGGTGAGTTTTCGTATTATATAGATTCTAATGGTTTTCCTCAACTGTTTATTTCAAAGGGATCAGTGTTAGTTTATAGACTAGGGTCATGGAATGGATTTTTCTTCAGTGGGGTTCCTTGGGAAACACTCTATAGTTATTTCAAATTTTCCTTTGAGTTAACTGAGAAACAAGTTCAATTTAAATATGAACCGTTGAACGACACGATTGTTTCAAGATACCTTATCACTCCGACCGGCTTCGTGCAACGTTACATTTGGTTATATCAGACAGAAACTTGGCAACTTTTCCTTGCTGGCCCTGGGGACCAGTGTGATAATTACAACATCTGTGGTGTAAATTCCGATTGTAACACGGGGAACACGGAGATATGCAAATGTCTCATTGGCTTCACACCCAAATCGTCGAATGATACCGATGGGTGCGTTAGGAAGGTGAAGCTGGATTGTGACGATAGAGACAGATTCGTTACGTATACAAAGATGAAGTTGCCGGACACGTCTTCGTCATGGTTTGATGAGAAAATGAGTCTTGTGGAATGTGAGAAACAATGCCGGAAAAACTGTAGTTGCATAGCTTATGCAAGTTTAGATATTAAAAATGGTGGAAGTGGATGCATCACTTGGTTCAATAACATCATTGACATGAGGACAGGAAGCTCTTCTGGGCAAGAGATTTACATAAGAGTGGCTGCTTCAGAATTAGGTACTTTTTTTCTGCTTGTTCTTTTTAGTATCCATACAACCATAAATATTTTTAGTCTCTAGGTGTTCTCTTGATATCTCGTGTAATTCAACGAATAACACAGAAGAAAACGATAGCAGGTAGTTCAACGAATAACAGAAAGAAGAAAATGATAGCAGGTATTTTAGTAGGAATCGGAGTCCTCTTCTTGAGTATTACGACGGTTGGATATGTCATCTTTCTAAAGAGGAAAAAACTTCAGAACTCAGGTgaattttgagattttttcttttcTGCTTTATTTTGAATTTCTTAAGAAGTATTTGTTCACTTGTTATATGTATCAACAATCATAAACAATTTAACATTTCAGGTAGGAGCACAACAATAAACCATGAAGATAACATGAATCATGAGAAGGAAAGTATTGACATATCAACTTTTGATTTTTCTACCATAGCTAATGCCACTGACAACTTCTCCTCCATTAACAAACTTGGAGAAGGTGGATATGGACCTGTTTACAAGGTGACATGATTTGAACTTTTCTAATTGTTTTTTATGAATATGATTTTTACATTTTTAGTTAATGAATGATCTACAGGGTGTACTAGCAAATGGTAGAGAGATTGCCGCCAAGCGGCTTTCGATTAAATCTGTACAAGGACCACAGGAATTTCAAAATGAAGTTCTATTGATTGCAAATCTTCAGCATAGGAATCTTGTGAAACTCATTGGTTGCTGCATTCATAATGATGAAAGAATATTGATTTATGAATACATGCCTAATAGAAGTTTGGACAACTTTATTTTTGGTATGAACATTTCTTTCCTTATGAAGATTCATATAAGATCTTCCTCATACTAATTTTTACTTTGAATTTGTTAGATCAAACCAGAAGTAAAGTATTGGATTGGAACACACGTTTCCATATTATAAGAGGAATCGCCCGAGGACTTCTGTATCTTCACCAAGATTCTAGAGTAAGGATCATCCATAGAGATCTAAAAACcagtaatattcttcttgataATGATATGAGCCCAAAAATTTCGGACTTTGGACTCGCTAGAGCTTTTGGCGGAGATCATGATGAGGCCAATACAGTTAGAGTAGTTGGAACTCAGTAAGAATTCCGAAACCTAATTTAGTTAGTTTATGTAATTTATAATCCTTTTTTCTTAGGTCAATTTCTTGTTATAATGTTGCAGTGGTTACATGCCTCCAGAATATGCTGTATATGGATCTTTTTCAGTGAAGTCTGATGTCTTCAGTTTCGGTGTTATTGTTCTAGAAATCATCAGTGGGAGGAAGAGCCGAGAATTTTTCAACCCAGAACATAATCTTAACCTTATTGGACATGTAAGAACACCTAAACGATTTCCTATAATTTACCTTTGTCTACTAATCAAAAGTTATGTGAACTAAGCTTCAATTTTTTACCTAACCCCATAATTGATATCTATGTTTGTTTCTTAGGCTTGGAGACTTTGGAGTGAGGATAAACAATTGGAACTGATAGATGAGACTCTTAAAGGTTCAATTACAATGGATGAGGCATTAAAATGTATTCACATTGGGTTGTTATGTGTGCAAGATAGAGCAGATGATAGGCCTGAAATGTCATCTGTTGTTCTAATGATGAATGGGGAGAGAGCATTACCTAATCCAAGGCAGCCTGGGTTTTATCCTCATGAAGTTATCTCTTACTCAAGCAAACAAGAATTGTCATCCACAAATGAAATTTCTATTTCACTGTTACACCCAAGATAATCATGATATGCTTATGTTTAAATGAGTTCAAATTTTTTCCAAGATAGTTATAGAATGATAATTAGTGTTGTTGAACTTGTAACTTGTAGCACAAGTCATACATGTATCTTGCAGTACAAGCCACTGCTTTGTACCACGCCATTTACATGACTTAATATTATTGGTTGTTTGTTTTGTACTGTTAGAGTTAGTTAAGATCTGCAAGTACTATAAAAGGTAGCTTGTAACTAACTTGTAACTAACTTGTAAATCATCAATTTCATTTCAATCAATTGGAGTTTGTTAGTTTTTCTGTCTTTTAGTTACTGTTCTTCTTCTACATGAAGAATTTCATGAAGTGTCACTTTAATTAATTAGTTTGAAAAATTGGTGAAAATATTTTGACTTAAATAGTTTTTTGGTCTCTATAAAATTTTGTTTTTGGTCTGAGTTTCTATATCTCATGTTTGTGTTGGTTTTAGTCCCTACAAACAAAATCCGCAGGAAAATTGCGGATTTTGTTTTTAAGGGACTAAAACCAACACAAAAGTGAGATATAGGGACTCAAAGAGAAAAAAATAATTCAGAGACTAAAATAAAAAATTCGCTAACTtacatgaaaaaaaaatacatttaagtcaaatatttgttattttttgtAGGGAGTCAATATTTATACGCTAGTTTCTCAAACATCAGTAATTATAATAGAGATCTTTGTAGAGTATTAAGCTTTCCTTATGTTTTCATATCAAGATTTATATTGCTATGTCAAATTTAAATTTGTGAGAAGTTCATGTTTACAAAGGAACAGATCAATTCCGAAGAGTTAAGAAAAAGATTAAAGATACTCACAATTCAATAGGGTACAAGGAAACTGTTGGAGTTTCGCCTAATTCTTGATCAAGAATTTCATCAAAATTTAGAAActtctgaatcaatctttctgattgattactcctcttgttcttcactcttcattcgagtgaatcaaccaaccttgATTGCAAGATTATATCGCTGCACAATGATTATTTAAGGAAGAAGAGAAAATTGATATTGGGGAAGAAAAGGATTTAGGGTTTCAACGAcagaaggaagaagaagaattgtaaaaaatctacagagtttctctctgctcTTTATTTCTATGCAACTGCATATGTTATATTGCGTTACATTACAATCAACAATAAGGTATCTCCCTATTTATAGACTGAGATTGCTTGCACACCAAACAATATCTAACTAACGTAACAAACTTAgctaaaacaaacacacaaaaCTAAATCTAACGATTCTTGTCGAAGACACACTTCTTCGACATTTCGATAACTATTATAATTCGAGACATATATCTTTTCGACAACTCCTTACTCTAGTTGAGCAACATGATTCAACACAAGGAATTACTATCTCAACACActacctaattcattgtgtctaagctatctacattcatcatagatcTTAATTTCTTAAATACTTCAATCTGCACTCAtttcgtcatgatgtctgcaatctgattctcaattTTGTAATGTTCCAAGTCCAACTTTGTTTTTCCTACTTGCTCTagaagataatggaacctcattttgatgtgcttgcttctttcatgtgctatcagattctttTCCAGATTGATAGCAGACATGATGTCTATCTTCATGGTAATTTTTTCATGATTCTTCCCTGTAATTTCTTCGATcaaattcaccatccatgttgcttaacatgcacaaagagaagcaactaTATATCATGTTTCACACGACCATAATGCTACTACTGGTTCTTTTCTTGAACTCCAAGTAACTGGTGaaccacctagcataaacacatagtCAGTTTTGGATTTTCTATCCTCATAATCgctacaccaacttgagtcgaTGTAATCCACTAGCTTGtattcttttccttcatcagctaCAGAAAACCAAATTTAGTCGAGAGTTCCTTTAAGATACCTTAGAACGCTCTTCGTcgctagatgtgatacctttggcttctgctTGAATCTACTTACCATACCTACACTATATGCTAGATCAAGCCTTGTGTGACAAATACATCTTAATGATCCAATAAGTATTCTGTAGTGTATTGGGTCAACATCATCCTCATATGAGTTTTTTGACATTTGCAATCTGGACTCAGCTGGAGTCAAATGCTAGTGAAGAAAACAATGGTTTAAgtaattctttggagaacactcaaccatccactcacaagcatggaaacatgaaccaagacatcatccatgagaagggctctaacttggataaatcaacaagtatgccactagctctcacaaattgaaaaaaggttaagtcttcacacaataccatgaggaatgagagacttacaatctcacttacaaaaatgttatgcctttgggaaaaatttagctatatgttaagcaatcgtaattggacttatgtagaagtcacaaatatctgaggccgggcaataataatattggtgttaatgcatgctagagacaaggtacagagaaccaagctcctaaagcataccacataaaaaaagggatgaacctatctcaatcaagctcatgttgattcatatgacacaaagtcattgatgaatcaactagccTTTGATCATTTGAGAATCCATTGGTCAATTATGGATTGGGGAAGAAGGAGATGGATATAAAGTGAAATGGAAATGgaatcccaaattgatcaagggaggaatttcatctgataaatactatccattcatcttgtgggatgaagtttacacttcatcaaccccctaaatccaatagtattgatcaaatggaagttcaaatcaaccatgaccaaggccaaacagaagatgaaacaACTCAAGGTCAACCAAATAACTTAgcataatttttaaacaattaatcaaGTTAAAgtcaatttttaaatgaataaaaatgcattttaaaaggggaaaaacctcaaatcccttcaaatcaccaaataaatggccaagggatttatcctaggttaaacaaggttaaaggatcttagacaaaaaatttcagaatttttggaaagtcagaagtatttaaaattaattaaaaacaagtaaaaacattaaattcccaaaaaatatcaaatctaatccaaaaaataattttaattcaaaatatgaaagatacaattatttaaagatttttggtgaaagtcccatattttttggattaaaattgaaattattatgaatttaataagaaatggggatttaaaatattaaaatgaaaaatcaattaatcagaaaaaatgagggtcatcatatctccctcattaattgaggtgacagatgTGATTGCCACGTGCGTGAATTTCATGGTGGTCTTGAGTCAATGCGCAACAAACAgggtaatcagaaccaagggccAAGATTAGAAGCTATGAACCATATCAGATGGCCTGAATCATtccagcgcaccaccggagccctaactctGGTCATATTCTCTAGTGACCCTCACCCGACTGGTCCAACCAAAAACTTCACAAAAATGAAAGATCCATACATGGTTTTAAAGAGAAAATCACGAGGAACATAAATATAACCTCCATTTcctccaattctcactatatagaaagatatgtgtgaaggtgagaaaaacaagaaaggggggtttgaattgttttggaaaataagcgctttttcagacaaagaccacacaaggaatttatactggttcgcttataacacaaagctactccagtccacccggccaaggtgatttcgccttcaataaggacttaatccactaatcttgaaagattattacaaccaacgtctaagagaaagatatcttagtcctctcaagtatgcagactgcgcagagtcacttgaggaaatataAAACAGCTTAGATAAAAACAAggtttgtaatctagagtgcttctaggataaatcaagtattacaatagtaagagcaaatagaatgtttcacgttctgagcaaaagctcgtgaaagattgagagagagagagaatgtttccGTGTATTtaggtgtgtctctcaatgctgtttgctgtcctttatatagaggtgaaaggaccgttgaaattgatggcagataatttttcttgattaggaatcaatgccataacttctgttgtttcttgccaaaacaactttgtctccctgaataacttctttccaatactattttctttccatttgaatttgaagttgccgttacttattctgaattaggaaatccattatcagagtctacgtaactctgttaatctgagatcttgctatgtggcttcagagcttctgatgaTTTTGATCGCTTAGATTTCTGATGGTGACTTCAGATACTgttgagagcttctggaatttttgatataccgttgttcaggGTCAGATCTTCTAGAGCGCACTGCTTTTGATATTCTGATCCGCTGTTGCTTGGActcagaacttctagagcgcgtttctacttcagatgcttctgatcttctgataatttgtatctgatgGCGTAATCAGATTCCTTTTCTTCTTGtcttagaatcctgcacacttagaaacttttcaatagagtgtcatttttggtttcatcctttgttatcatcaaaatcctggaatctgttgtagaacaatttttgttcttacaatctccctctttttgatgatgacaaaacaaaactcaaatgacagatgaaacataaaaaatagagtttatcagatcagatagaaatgagctccccctgagataggctagggagttcagaagttcttaccagagcttcccagaaatgaagtttcttgataccttctgcaattttcttaagtccagtgttagatgaatttattttagataatagtatgtttgcagagtgcttaaggtattaggcaatttttcatcagagctatttgatttctccccttttttgtcagaatcaaaaagacttaaacaaaataataagCAGGAAAAATATATATTCAGATAACAGAACATCAGAGATAATGACAAGAGAGAAATAAAACATCAGAAACAAAGATAAGCAAGGCAACAAGCAAAagatcctaagtgcctaagggttgggaggaggaggcattctctgaagcagttgattcagcaggttctggatgttggcgttgacagtgtcctgttgatccagtctggctcggacttccttctgctctttctaAAGTTCTTCCAGCGTCCTGAGAACCAGGGGGGCAAAAGAAGAGGACTCCCCTGAGTCAGAGCATGTTGTTCTTCAACGGCTTTGGCTTCAGCTTTAGcagcagcctttgcttcagcttcagcagcagcctttgcttcagcttcagcagcagcagcaacgTCAGCTAGAGCTTTAGCTTTAGCTTCCCTTGCCCTTTGGATTTCTTCTTCTCtggctctttcttcttcttcccttctgGCCTGTTCTTCAGCTTCTTTGGCCAAGCGCTCCTATAGTCTTACCTCaacatctctgatgaagtcgtttctgacttgctcaaagatgtgcttcagcttgaaggcctcagatgtcatccagccaatgaccctgttccagtgtgtcctaatagagtcaggatcatcactgatgccagagtttatggtcagagacttgaccttttgcACTGAAGCCCTTGCGAACAGcataatggcttcctctagggtgggcagggaatgttctggttcagatgtttgaggtggagaggttggagggcttaggttgagtgtttgaggttcagcggaagtgtttggaggggtaatgGTAGAGGCatggaggtcagagggttgaagTTCAGATGGAATGatggttggttgttctgtgggtggtgaagttacttcaggttcaggtggaggttgttgtggttgttggGAATTACGGTTTAGAGAttgaagttgggctagagtgggagaagcggggtcagatGGTTCTGTGTCAGAGGAAAGGATaaagtagggaggtgattctggggctgaggatgaggaagtggtttggtGTAATTCTTCAGCTTCGGATAGTGGTAAGGAGGTATTAGCAAGATTGAATTTTGGTAGAGGTTGTTGTGTTTTGGTTGTggaaggaggggtttcagatgtggtgtagatgggtgttggtagatgtaacacctcaaaatttgccctcctctcttgggactagcattaacatattacatacatttttaggtcattaagcattgcatattgcatagcatgtggttacatggtgcaagtcattctcctaggtcttgttcagaagatgaggaagtcaaagagcaaagctagggttttattgactgatcattggccatctgaggattgggctatgaattagggtttcatgattctcaaaggatattggtcttcatcttgtttacaatgatacatcatcatcatcatggtttgataGAATCAAGTGTTGAAGatgattccttgagattagggttttgaccactggtcaaccctaatcagttgcattgggccagtcagggcatgatcaggagatggggtctatgatggatatggggatcattctatggttatattgagattattgaggctaggggttcatccttgagccatttcatcagaggattggagctcagttggagcaatgcattgccagatt includes:
- the LOC127075089 gene encoding G-type lectin S-receptor-like serine/threonine-protein kinase At4g27290 produces the protein MARTRTYNNVVLLYSNIMIFFIPFVISLRSLTPDKSIHYNDYLVSETGKFEAGFTNIENSQNIYFCVWYKNLNPRTIVWVANRDTPLQNSTGIFKLTDTGNPVIVDGSENTIWFSNASTIVENPFLLLLDTGNIVVRNGSLNDVWWQSFDYPGDTLLPGMILRTNRINGAHNALTSWKNSGDPARGEFSYYIDSNGFPQLFISKGSVLVYRLGSWNGFFFSGVPWETLYSYFKFSFELTEKQVQFKYEPLNDTIVSRYLITPTGFVQRYIWLYQTETWQLFLAGPGDQCDNYNICGVNSDCNTGNTEICKCLIGFTPKSSNDTDGCVRKVKLDCDDRDRFVTYTKMKLPDTSSSWFDEKMSLVECEKQCRKNCSCIAYASLDIKNGGSGCITWFNNIIDMRTGSSSGQEIYIRVAASELGSSTNNRKKKMIAGILVGIGVLFLSITTVGYVIFLKRKKLQNSGRSTTINHEDNMNHEKESIDISTFDFSTIANATDNFSSINKLGEGGYGPVYKGVLANGREIAAKRLSIKSVQGPQEFQNEVLLIANLQHRNLVKLIGCCIHNDERILIYEYMPNRSLDNFIFDQTRSKVLDWNTRFHIIRGIARGLLYLHQDSRVRIIHRDLKTSNILLDNDMSPKISDFGLARAFGGDHDEANTVRVVGTHGYMPPEYAVYGSFSVKSDVFSFGVIVLEIISGRKSREFFNPEHNLNLIGHAWRLWSEDKQLELIDETLKGSITMDEALKCIHIGLLCVQDRADDRPEMSSVVLMMNGERALPNPRQPGFYPHEVISYSSKQELSSTNEISISLLHPR